The Listeria welshimeri serovar 6b str. SLCC5334 genome has a window encoding:
- a CDS encoding BH0509 family protein produces MEIEEQLDDTWVLIEIVSLVTNVERQRLRELSYAELEEFYERVIVKN; encoded by the coding sequence ATGGAGATAGAAGAACAGTTGGATGATACTTGGGTTTTAATTGAAATTGTAAGCCTTGTAACTAATGTAGAACGACAGAGACTGAGAGAATTAAGTTATGCAGAATTGGAAGAATTTTATGAACGAGTAATAGTAAAAAATTAA